A stretch of Paludisphaera borealis DNA encodes these proteins:
- the sppA gene encoding signal peptide peptidase SppA: MGRVYSHNRHSSAWLTLLIVVMLTFVSGCHHAIPIVGQFQGAAQVDARADVRGEMAVKLPAAIDPGPMVVATVEASPSGDSSHRVAVIDVDGLILNQNVEGIYDSGENPVAGFREKLEAAAGDAKVVAVVLRIHSPGGGVTACDILADELGRFKAATHKPVVACLMDVAASGAYYLAVGADRIVAHPTTLTGGVGAIFNHVNLEDAMAQLNVTVEPIKSGPLIDMGSVTKPLDPQSREILVEMADGFRQRFLGRIAQLRPVVSDADLKAISDGRILAAPKALSLHLVDQIGYLPDAVGEARRLAGAPGAEVVLYHRDGAPARSLYAIAPKPPRMGEVLPFSYPGLDRAKLPTFLYLWQPDPTLPRTTAR; the protein is encoded by the coding sequence ATGGGTCGCGTGTATTCCCACAACCGACATTCGAGCGCATGGCTGACGCTGCTGATCGTCGTGATGCTGACGTTCGTGAGTGGCTGCCATCATGCCATTCCGATTGTCGGGCAGTTCCAGGGGGCCGCGCAGGTCGACGCCCGGGCGGACGTTCGGGGCGAGATGGCCGTCAAGCTTCCGGCGGCGATCGATCCCGGGCCGATGGTCGTGGCGACCGTCGAGGCGTCTCCCAGCGGCGATTCTTCGCACCGGGTCGCGGTGATCGACGTGGACGGCTTGATCCTGAACCAGAACGTCGAAGGGATTTACGACTCGGGCGAGAACCCGGTGGCCGGCTTTCGCGAGAAGCTGGAAGCGGCTGCGGGGGACGCGAAGGTCGTGGCGGTGGTCTTGCGGATTCACAGCCCCGGGGGGGGCGTCACCGCCTGCGACATCCTGGCCGACGAGCTGGGACGCTTCAAGGCCGCGACCCACAAGCCGGTGGTCGCCTGCCTGATGGACGTCGCCGCTTCGGGCGCCTATTACCTGGCGGTCGGAGCCGACCGGATCGTGGCCCATCCGACGACCCTCACCGGCGGCGTCGGCGCGATCTTCAATCATGTGAATCTGGAAGACGCCATGGCGCAGCTCAACGTCACGGTCGAGCCGATCAAGTCGGGGCCGCTGATCGACATGGGGAGCGTCACCAAGCCGCTCGACCCCCAATCACGTGAGATCCTCGTCGAGATGGCCGACGGTTTTCGCCAGCGGTTCCTGGGAAGAATCGCGCAGCTACGGCCCGTCGTGAGCGACGCCGACCTCAAGGCGATTTCCGACGGCCGCATCCTCGCTGCTCCCAAGGCTCTTTCGCTGCACCTGGTGGACCAGATCGGCTATCTCCCCGACGCCGTCGGCGAGGCCCGGCGCCTGGCCGGCGCGCCGGGGGCCGAGGTGGTCCTCTACCATCGCGACGGGGCGCCCGCGCGGTCGCTGTACGCGATCGCTCCGAAGCCCCCCCGCATGGGCGAGGTGTTGCCGTTCAGTTACCCCGGACTCGACCGGGCCAAGCTGCCGACGTTCCTCTATCTCTGGCAGCCCGACCCGACCCTGCCCCGGACCACGGCCCGGTGA
- a CDS encoding NAD-dependent epimerase/dehydratase family protein has translation MSQDIPRPLDPDPAEWPVLVTGAGGFVGGHIARRLAEAGHRVRGLVRRPPVERAGDPAIEWIVGELCDSERVRRALTGVRGVIHSAAWVSLGRDRLGVSRAVNVDATRQLLDEARRVGVERFVFTSTLHTLAAGTPETPADEDAPWNLECVESPYGRSKREAEVFVRAASEGGFTTIVLCPGMVLGARDLKPTSTLLVRIMARHPVVVVSGGGIPIVDASIVALAHRRALVLGEPGARYAVVGEYLGFPALARLVAEVGGWPLMVFVLPNFLERPLKATADIFTWLRLTAEFSGPTVAGGFLHHHVSGVRADRCFGLVHPPAVESVRAALVSVGGGRQGL, from the coding sequence GTGAGCCAGGACATCCCTCGTCCGCTCGACCCCGATCCCGCGGAATGGCCCGTGCTCGTGACCGGCGCCGGCGGCTTCGTCGGCGGACACATTGCGCGGAGGCTGGCCGAAGCGGGACATCGCGTGCGAGGACTGGTGAGACGACCGCCCGTCGAACGGGCCGGCGATCCGGCCATCGAATGGATCGTGGGCGAATTGTGTGATTCGGAGCGGGTCCGACGCGCCCTGACCGGCGTGCGCGGGGTGATCCATTCGGCGGCTTGGGTCAGCCTGGGCCGCGACCGCCTCGGCGTCAGCCGCGCCGTGAACGTCGATGCGACCCGCCAGTTGCTGGACGAGGCTCGACGCGTCGGGGTCGAGCGGTTCGTCTTCACCTCGACCTTGCACACCCTGGCCGCGGGAACTCCCGAGACGCCGGCCGACGAGGACGCGCCGTGGAACCTGGAATGCGTCGAATCGCCTTACGGGCGCTCCAAGCGCGAGGCCGAGGTTTTCGTTCGCGCGGCGAGCGAGGGCGGGTTCACGACGATCGTGCTCTGCCCCGGGATGGTCCTCGGCGCGCGCGACCTCAAGCCGACTTCGACGCTGCTCGTTCGCATCATGGCCCGCCATCCCGTGGTTGTGGTGTCGGGGGGCGGCATCCCGATCGTCGACGCTTCGATCGTCGCTCTGGCCCACCGTCGGGCCCTGGTCCTCGGCGAGCCCGGCGCGCGTTATGCGGTTGTCGGAGAGTACCTTGGCTTCCCGGCCCTCGCTCGATTGGTGGCTGAAGTCGGGGGCTGGCCGCTGATGGTCTTCGTCTTGCCGAACTTTCTGGAGCGTCCCTTGAAGGCGACGGCCGATATCTTCACCTGGCTGCGCCTCACCGCCGAGTTTTCGGGGCCGACCGTCGCGGGGGGCTTCCTCCATCACCACGTTTCGGGCGTCCGGGCGGATCGGTGTTTCGGTCTGGTGCATCCGCCTGCCGTCGAGTCGGTCCGCGCGGCCCTCGTTTCGGTTGGAGGCGGACGTCAGGGCCTATAA